The DNA segment actgggggggggggcgtgtcacCTGTAGGAGCTGAAGCTCCACCCCCTTGAATTGATTGAACTTAGCAACAacaagctaaatcaattgcagatatcagaacagacctacttgcagtctctgagtgttttatgtgtcaaTGACTTTGTCTTCGCATTCccaccagctgagtaacagaatgcggGTTACATAAACCTtctgtgacgtagataggtcggGCTTTGCCCCGCCTCAACAAAACCTGGGCTGAAACCGGGTAAGAAGCTCTTCAAGGGTCTAACTCTCAcgtgctttacagcatctttaaacacacactcactctgagCTCCCTCAGGTAGCAGCTGACGGGGTTGAAGTCCACGACCGGCATGGCCCCTCCAGGTCGGTGGGATTTGCCCGACAGGGTTCCCCTGCTGAAGGTAGCGCTGGGCAGGTCCACCGCCTGGCTTAGCAGGGGAACCTGCTTGGGGTTCAGGTGGATCAGGACGTCGTAGGCGTCCAACGGTGGGCGGAtggccacctgcacacacacacaagcacacatttgAACGCAGCTCTCCAAATGACTCATGGTTTTGGCGCTTCCTCGGAGGCGACGTGTCGGGGCACGGCGTTGGGTCTCGCCGTCGGGTGCCGCCTACCTTGACGTCCTGTACCTGACACGCATCCATCAGCTGTGGCTCCAGGACCTTGAGGCTCTCTGCGGCCACCATCACCACGCGCTGCAGCATCTGATcgcacaagacacacacacacactcgtcagacacacacacccacacaccgcTCTACTACTCACACCTCAACTCCTCCCCCCGTTCAGGCCGACTCGAGTCCTGACGGGATCGGGGTTTCAGTGGAACGACAGGCTTCCGTTGCCAAGTTGCTGACACACAACGCGGAACCACAGCTCCACCCTAATTGAAAGCAAATGGCTGTTGTGGCGTTGCCAAGCGTCGCTTATTTCCCGCTTGCGTGCCGTAAATATAgcgtggagggggtggaggcagaAATTCCTTGTGAAAGTCCTCGGTGGTACAAAGAGTTTGGGATGTAGATTGATGCTTCAAGTCCACCTAGATTTGTCACTCGCTACAGGCTATCCTACAAGCTAGGACTAGACGTAACCAGCAAAGCCAAGATACACTTTGTATGCCAAGTTGGCACTGCCAACAGTGTTTTGCTTTCTGTTATGCTTAGACTTACAGACTTGCCTGTTTGGCCTTGTATGATTTGAGTGAATCGATACCTTTAATGACAAATAaagaacattctttttttttcttctgctctACCACCGTTTTGCAGAAAGAATGGAGAGTTGAAGTGTCTAAATTCTTACTCAGGTAAGAATGACTGTTCATTGAAAAAGTAGTACATTTTCAAGGTCGTGTTCCCAGGGAGAAACATAAAAAGGAGGAACACCTGTCTGCACTTATCGAACATTACGCGAGGCGTCTTCCTTACGCATGGCCAACACGGCCCGGTGACGAGCCGTCTTTCACTGCCCTAAAAAAAATGCAATTCAAGGTTTGTCATTTGTTCGTTCCGTCCTTGCTGAAGATACACACAAGTACTGTGTGTCACGTGGACACGGTCTGACGTGGTTAGTGGGAGTTGGTCAGTTGGACAGGACTGGCTGCGGTGGCTGCGCAGTGCTTTATAAATACCCTTGGTCCTGACACGGGGTTCCAGTGTTGATCCAGGAGCTGAGGCAGGGAAGCAGGAAGTCTATCTGGGTCACTAGCACCATGCTGGGCTGCCATCGCCACCTACCACTCCTCCTTTGGGTCACTGTGACGGCGATCAGCGTGCTGGGACACACTGGCGACTTCAAGTTGAGGTCTCGGACCGCTTTTGCTTTGGCGGAAGAGGGCGACGAACGTCAGCTTGTAAGGACGGCAATGACtctggggtctgtgtgtgtgtgtggggaggtgttTGTTGTGAGTAGAGCGACGTCCTTATTTGTGTCTCATTTCACAGATCGACGACCTACGAGGGGTTTTGGAGAGATTGAAAAACAACCGCTTTCTGCCTCACGCTAAGAAACACAACCTGTTGCCCATGGTGAGCGAGTCGCCGTGTGGCGATCTGGCGGGGGGGGAAAAATAGACGTCGATACATTTTGCGTCATCGCAAAGCGGGTGAATTCAAACGGCTCCGCTCAAGCCTATGGTAAGAGAGCGTCTCGGTGTTCCCAGTGTGCCGCAGGAGAGCAGTGTGCGCTGAGGAAAAAGGAGCCCGGATGGGGAAGCTGTGCGACTGTCAACAGCCCAGAGCCTGCAGCTCCTTCATGCTGCGTTGCCTCTGACGGGAGCTGCCGTGCGGTTTTTTAACTGTTTTTTTGCAGCTTCGAAACGTCCTCAAAACCTGGGAATGGGTGAGGACTGGGACTGGGTGTAACGCCACCGCGCCTATAACTTAATAGTGATTATCGTATCCATATGTCTTTGATGGCAGTTGCTAAATGATGTGTTATTGTGATTGTTGTGTGATTAAAGCCATATTAACAATGCTGTTTACTGTGAATATGCATGCTAACCTGTACAGATGGGGCCTGCTTGGTCCAGATGGACAACTTCCTGTCTTTGGGCGTGGCTAAAAACATGACGGGCAGGGACTCCCTGGAGGCCATGAAGTCGTTCTTGATCTCAGTGTAGTCGGCCGCTACGGGGCAAAGCACAGAACAAACGGGTTAACAGCTCGAGCTTCGGGTGTGCGAACGTGTTTTCCATGCTTGTGTCCGTTTCTTGCGCGCGCGTGTGGGTGCGCATTTACCAGTTAGCTGGTTGTTTAGGTTGACTACAAGGGGGTTGTTCCTCCAGTCgaaggaggagagcagatgGAGGAAACGAAGGAAGCCCACCTGAGgagaactgagagagagggcgggagagatgaaaaagaaaggaaagtaaaaaaaagttaaatggaattccgagggagggagggaggggaggagggagggagggggggggggagggaggctttACCCAGGAGGCGAGAAGGGGGCGGGCTGCAGGAAGAGCGACGCCACCAGCAGGTCCGCCGTCTCCTCGGAGATGTCATCGCTGAAGAGCTGAGCCCCCAGCCACCGCTTGGCCAGACGACACGCCGCCCCAAAACATgggtgctgctgctggagcctgtctcacacgcacacacacgcattgttTGGGAACCCGATTCGAGACAGGGAAACAAGAGTCTTCATGTTAGTTGACAGCCTGAGGGGGTTTATCCCAGCTCCATTAAGCCCCAACTACAGGACCCGGTGTGGAGGGTGAAAGCCTGTCGTCCTCACCCGTGCAGGGTGCTGGTCAGTAGGGGTTTGTGGATGGTTTCCATCTCCAGGGCCTGGGCCTCCTCGTTATCCCtgactacgagcagtccctctGGGCTCACACTCTCCCTCAGCACCTGGGGCTCGCGGTGGTACGCCACCTGGATGCGGAACAGCAAGCCATtctgtggagaaaaaaaaaagaaacaaaaagaaacaaaataagaaagaaaaaaagtaatGTTTGTACCttttacagaaacacacaaatcaGCACAGCCATTCAGTTCACCCCGACGCCGGAGACGAGGGCTAAACCCGTTGACGCCCGGGAAAAAAGCCGgcggcggggcgggggggggcgtggTGCCTACCTTCCAGACGTCCAGGTGGGTGGGGGCGGGCCGGCAGACGTAGCGGTGCTGCGCGCTCAGCAGCTCCCCCAGCTGGACGTGGAAGGCGGCCTTGATGTGACTGAGGGCCTGCCTGTCGTGGGGCCACTTCCCACTGCCCTCCATGTGACAGatcactgaggaggaggaggaggaagagggggagaggagacagtcaCTGGGAGAGCCCCGACTCCCAGCGCACTCTGGAAGTGGCGTAACTCTCGCTTTGACGGGACGCGCGCTCACgcgaacacacacgcactgtctgtctcggtctgtctgtctctctgtcacggTACCTTTGATCGGGGTGATGTAGGCTGGACATGGCTTGCCTTCCTGAGGCAGTAGGCATTTGGTCAGCTTGTCTTTGTCGAAGACGGAGTAGTCCAGCACCAGGGGCGTGGGGGGGAACacctgtgtgtgggagggagggaccacGTCAATCCTGCAAGATACAATGACCTGAACAcctgtgtaactggtgtgtcaTTGCAGCACGTTGTCACTGGGGTTGGGTCAGAGGATgtcagggtagagagagagtgtgtgtgtgtgtgtgtgtgtgtgtggaggactaCCTGGGTGTAGCGGAGCGCAGGGTGTGCTCCCTGGACTGAGGTGATGGACAGAGGAAGTCCACCCAGAGCCCAGAGATTCCTGCTCAGGTCGTCATACACCTGGACGACCTTCAGACTCTCCTCGTCCCCTGTGCTGCACACCtggaagtcacacacacacacgcgcgttaTCAACTTTTAATACGAAATCCAATCAAATGACACATTTGCGCCCTCTTCTGGGTAAAACCGAAACAGCAAAAACTTGCCAATACCTCACGTCCCACTTTGATGACATCATCCAGCAGCCCACCTACGTAGCGCACGCACGACTCGGGTATGTCAGCATGCCTTAGGATAGGAgaaacgtgtgtgtgggggggggattcaGTTACCATGTTACTGTTTGGATAAAGACAGTGCATGTCTaccgcccccacccctctccccccccccccttctctccaggtACGTACAGGTGCAGCAGGTGTATGACAACCTGCTGGGGCACCAGCCTCTTCTGCCaggtgctctctccctcccacaggACCGCCTCGGTGATGGCCCCGTCCTGGAAGCGACGCAGCTCGGAGCGAGGGCCCCACAGCTGGCGGAACTCcacagcctgacacacacacacacacatggtatacacacacacacaaagtggacacacgtacacacacaggagacaagcTTGAAGTTTCGAGCCAGCACGACGACGCCATCGTCCATACCGAACACATTGTCCAGGTCATATTGTGCCAGGCGAACCCGCGTAcatgcagggggggagggagaagggaggttACCTGGGGGCTGTCGGCTGAGGGGCCTTTCTCCAGCACGGAGGCGGCGTGCTCTGGGTCCAGCAGCAGGCCGAAGGACAGGGGAGGCTGGCTCTTGTGTTTCGGGGCTTCGCTCTCCACCGACCACTGCCGTTGAAAAGCAACCGGTTGCTACTTAAAATCTCAAAAATCCTCTCTCGGACGAGCCATTTTGAAACCATTTCTTAAGGACTGGTGTATTTGTTGTGAGTTGTTAAAAATCGGCCTCCCTTCAGTCGGTTTTGTCAGTGGAATTGCGCACGCGCTCACCTCGGGGTCTGGGGAGAGCGAGTGGGTGAGGAGGTGGATCCTTTGGCCGAGCCCTCGTTGCAGGAGGGACAGGATAAAAGGGAGCGCGGTCTGGACGTAGTTTCCGCCGTGGTCCATGAGCTCCCCGAGGAGGTTCATCTTCTTACAGCTGGACTGCAGCTTGATCGGctcacacagcctggacacccACACAGGGTaagggaggggacacacacagagacgtgaaactattttttttttaagccacTGCTGAGAGTTAAGACCCTTCAGaagagtttgtgtttgtttgcagaATTAACATATTTAAATTGCGCTTGTCCGAATATTGCTGGTATAATGGCGCAtgatgagcggttagggaatcgggctattaatcagaaggtttgctggtttgattcccggcaaaattacgttgtgtccttgggcaatgcacttccccctacttgcctcggggggaatgtccctgtacttactgtaagtcgctctggataaaagtgtctgctaaatgaccaaatgtaaatgaTGAATTATCGAAACAAAATCCATCGACAACCCTTTTTCCACCTCAATGCGGCACAGACGACAACAACAAAGAACACTTAAATAATAATGTTACTTGTTAAACAAACCGAAAAGTAAATGACAGAATGAAAGGTGATTCTGAACATCACTGCATTTTTTACTGGTGCCCATAGTGGGTCACACATCTCTGAATGAGTGCCTTTCAGGCTCATATGTAACTAGCAGCCTCTGGCCCAGTCCCGAACAGTACTACTGAGGCATTATGGATGAAgttgtgtgtacgtgagtgtatGCAAGATTCTGAAAAAGTCAGAGACTACGGGGGGGGGTCTTACTGGAACACGTGGTCTGCGGTTCTGATCATGGGTTTAGGGGTCATCAGCAGAGCGTGGAACCCGTCCACCGTGGGGTCGTCCCAGAACTGCAGCGAAAGCGACGCCTCGTGCTGCACCTGACAGGCACAGAGAGCAAGACCGACCAATCAGGAAGCTTTTTACCGTCAAGCGGCCGTTAGAACAGCGTCTTCGATTGGGGCGCTCACTTGTTTATAGGTGAAGGTGGTCATGTCGGCGCACATGTTGAGGTGGCCTGAGGGGTCGACGAACACCACGTGGAACGCACTGTGGAAGTCTGATAAAGACggctggggaagagagacacgatgagacaggaagaggggaatAAAGCGTGCGCGTTtgacatgtttttttatgtttttataagatTTGACTCACCGCTGTTGAATCCGGGTCTTTGGCCAGGGTAATTCCATTCACCGTGAGATCGGTGGAAGCTAGAGAATGACAGGGGTCGAGGTTCAATACCGGAAACAGCTGAGATGtacaaaacttctaattatggtGACATGTTCAATAGTCATGCAACGGATTGACGAAACCAGCCCTCATTACCCAGGAAGTGCAGGCTGTTTCGAAGCAGCTGATAGGCTGTCATGGTGTTACTGATTCTGTGCGTGGAGAGAAGATAGGCCAGCAACATGGAGCCCAGGAAGCCACTGAAACACCCAGTGCCCTAGTAGCAACACAGGAGACATGGAACAGTTAGCAACCCTGAGAAACGTGTGTGCTCTCCAGCAGCCTGTACCACCACTGAACTAGCAAGACAGGTGAccagttagcctagcctagcctagccaccTACCTGGTCCAGCTCCCTCTGTCGGAGCCACACCCTGAGCAGGGCCAGGCCCTGGGGGAAGGCTGGGCACTGGGAGCTGACTGCAGACAGGAACTGCAGGTGCGCTCGGGGCAGCAGGTCCCCCAGCACGGAGCTGTTgtagtggggggtggggggctcaCTGGACTCTGCAGGGCAGACAACACAGCATGAGGAAACATATCCCTGCTGCACTTTGGCATCGCTATACGGCACTTTGTTAAATAGACTTCTGGGATCTGGTTGAAGCCTTCATTGCACCATCATTGAAAAAGTCATTGCAAATGGTAGGGAGGAGTTTTATCCCAACGGTTTTCTATTATATTTGAGGTGTTATCAACGTAATTGTCCTACAACTGCTAATAGAACAGACCGCTTGTACAGTATATGTCCGGGATCTGACCTGACTGGGAGGCCTCCAAGCCGGTGTACCAGCCCGTCCGGATGTTGTTCCTCTGGGGGTGGAAGCGGCTGGGCTTGAAGAagctgggaggggggcaggcgtGGAGACGCACCGTGAAGCTGGAGTCTTTACCTGGTGAGGCGGCCCTGATTGTCAACATCTAACTGGCGTGCGTGCACACAAAACTCACTGTTGCTGCTAATGACAGTGTAGGAAACCGTCATTACCATCCGACACCGCCTCAGCTGTCACTTTGCCGCCCGTACAGATGAAGAGATACGAACCTGGGGGGGTTAGCACCAGAAGGGGGCGAAGGCGGTTGCCGTGGAGACACGAGTAGCTCATGGTCCCGATGGCGGGGGAAGAGGCCAGGTGCTGAGCCAGACCAGCCAGGTAGAGAGCCCTCTTCCTGGGGTAGCGCTGGTTCAGGGCGTCCTTAGGGTGGAGCACTTCCTGATGGGGACAAACAGCAAGAGTTCACCCTTAAGTAGGTATGTCATGCCTGTGAACAGACCAGTATTCACCAAACTACAGGTGGTCTCTTATCGTGTCCTAAGGCATGTTACTACTTACAGCAGGGATGGTGACCGCTAGGTCGATGGCAATCCGTGGTTTGGTGCATGTGCCCAGAGGGTAGCTGCCAACTACGTTGATAGAGGCGGGAGGGACCATATGGAACTTGCCCTTGGCAGCCTTAGGCACCAGGAGAAACGGCACCTTGACCCCGCCAGACAACCACGATAGGTCACTCAGCTGGGGAGAAAGGTGAAAGAGACACAACGGAACCGATTTTCACGTTAATGCTGGTGACGCATTCACAGAACTTCCCCGGCTTAACAAACTGTCACCACCACACAGGGGAGACAAATTAGCCAAGAGGTCACCTTATCCAGGGACAAGTCTGAATTCCACTTccatcctccacctcttcacTACTCCGAGGAGTGTAGtaatgtatcacacacacagacacacacacacagacactagaaactcacctccacctctggAGACTCAGGAACATCATGTAGCAGCTCAGTGATCTTCTGGACGAAAGGGTCAATCTGCTGCTTCCTGCGTTCACTCAGGGCGACTTCCTTCAACAGCTCCTCCATCTGTTATCACAGAAAGAACTGAGTTCATAATAATATACTCCCTGCTGATGCGGTGTGCACATGGGCCCATTGAGAAACACAGGAATGGTATGATCAGTAGGTCTCATCTATGCTCTGATAAACTCATGTTCTATGGTGAACCTCACCTGCATCTTGAGAAGACTGCAATGGAACAGGCTCTCTGCCTCCTTCAACTGGTTCAGCTCCTCCGCCGTGGGAGGCCGGTAAAGGTCGCCCCGGGACATCTTCACTGGACGGACGAACCCTTCCTCACCGCCTGTTCCGGGCTTGGTCCTTTTGGCCTTCGCGGGCCCCTCATCCTGATCTTCCTCCTCGACATTGGAAGAATCTGACGGATCGTTCTTTATTTGCAATTCATGTGAGAAAGATGTTAtgagaatcagaatgggatttattcgccatgaaaacACATCCTATGCTGCTTGGCATTGAGCTGGTTAATTAAGgaacatacagtatatcccCAAAACTACTCAATTGTTCTTATCTTGACAACATTTACTGTAAATAACTAAAATAATCTTAAATCGACCTGAAGAAAAGTTACTGTGAACCTAGTCTGTAAACTTGATCTTCCCAGAGCTTGCCAGCTAGCTAACTGTAAGACAGAAAAACATGCATGGCTAACTAGCAACTTTTCTAGCTATCTTTTCAGCTAAGTATTGTGTTATTGCAGCATCCACTTTAAATATCAGACCGATTTCAAGTACCTCCTCTGTTTCCTCAGTTGTAGTAGTCCTCTTTTTGTTCATGTTTTCTTTGTACGATTATTAAATATCTGAAATGATGTGCTTACACCTTCAGTCAGTCCTTCCTCACATGTGCAATGGGTCAACTTAACTTGtttccaaaacatttttttgataGGCTACTATCCCTCT comes from the Hypomesus transpacificus isolate Combined female unplaced genomic scaffold, fHypTra1 scaffold_280, whole genome shotgun sequence genome and includes:
- the nol6 gene encoding nucleolar protein 6, with translation MNKKRTTTTEETEENDPSDSSNVEEEDQDEGPAKAKRTKPGTGGEEGFVRPVKMSRGDLYRPPTAEELNQLKEAESLFHCSLLKMQMEELLKEVALSERRKQQIDPFVQKITELLHDVPESPEVELSDLSWLSGGVKVPFLLVPKAAKGKFHMVPPASINVVGSYPLGTCTKPRIAIDLAVTIPAEVLHPKDALNQRYPRKRALYLAGLAQHLASSPAIGTMSYSCLHGNRLRPLLVLTPPGKDSSFTVRLHACPPPSFFKPSRFHPQRNNIRTGWYTGLEASQSESSEPPTPHYNSSVLGDLLPRAHLQFLSAVSSQCPAFPQGLALLRVWLRQRELDQGTGCFSGFLGSMLLAYLLSTHRISNTMTAYQLLRNSLHFLASTDLTVNGITLAKDPDSTAPSLSDFHSAFHVVFVDPSGHLNMCADMTTFTYKQVQHEASLSLQFWDDPTVDGFHALLMTPKPMIRTADHVFQLCEPIKLQSSCKKMNLLGELMDHGGNYVQTALPFILSLLQRGLGQRIHLLTHSLSPDPEWSVESEAPKHKSQPPLSFGLLLDPEHAASVLEKGPSADSPQAVEFRQLWGPRSELRRFQDGAITEAVLWEGESTWQKRLVPQQVVIHLLHLHADIPESCVRYVGGLLDDVIKVGREVCSTGDEESLKVVQVYDDLSRNLWALGGLPLSITSVQGAHPALRYTQVFPPTPLVLDYSVFDKDKLTKCLLPQEGKPCPAYITPIKVICHMEGSGKWPHDRQALSHIKAAFHVQLGELLSAQHRYVCRPAPTHLDVWKNGLLFRIQVAYHREPQVLRESVSPEGLLVVRDNEEAQALEMETIHKPLLTSTLHGLQQQHPCFGAACRLAKRWLGAQLFSDDISEETADLLVASLFLQPAPFSPPGSPQVGFLRFLHLLSSFDWRNNPLVVNLNNQLTAADYTEIKNDFMASRESLPVMFLATPKDRKLSIWTKQAPSVQMLQRVVMVAAESLKVLEPQLMDACQVQDVKVAIRPPLDAYDVLIHLNPKQVPLLSQAVDLPSATFSRGTLSGKSHRPGGAMPVVDFNPVSCYLRELRLVGMRRQSH
- the LOC124463453 gene encoding cocaine- and amphetamine-regulated transcript protein-like, translating into MLGCHRHLPLLLWVTVTAISVLGHTGDFKLRSRTAFALAEEGDERQLIDDLRGVLERLKNNRFLPHAKKHNLLPMCAAGEQCALRKKEPGWGSCATVNSPEPAAPSCCVASDGSCRAVF